One segment of Streptosporangium brasiliense DNA contains the following:
- a CDS encoding SACE_7040 family transcriptional regulator translates to MRDVTTAQTSSRNRGSRRAEILEAAAELFAARGFHGTSIEDIGGAVGTSGPALYRHFSGKEALLAEMLLDISERLHTSAAGRVTGAPDAEHALDSLLTGQIEFALSHPALITVHDRELGNVPEPARRQIRRLQRLYVEEWVTVLSELYPACPPPRLRAATHAVFGLLNSTPHSAGELTSEAMAQLLRGMARTALAAVQS, encoded by the coding sequence ATGCGAGATGTGACGACTGCCCAGACCTCCTCCCGCAACCGAGGGTCCCGGCGCGCGGAGATCCTGGAGGCCGCCGCCGAGCTGTTCGCGGCCCGCGGCTTCCACGGCACCTCCATCGAGGACATCGGCGGCGCGGTCGGCACCTCGGGCCCCGCCCTCTACCGGCACTTCAGCGGCAAGGAGGCCCTGCTGGCGGAGATGCTGCTGGACATCAGCGAGCGTCTGCACACCTCGGCGGCGGGCCGCGTGACCGGGGCCCCCGACGCCGAGCACGCCCTCGACTCGCTGCTGACCGGCCAGATCGAGTTCGCGCTCAGCCATCCCGCGCTGATCACCGTGCACGACCGCGAACTGGGCAACGTCCCCGAGCCCGCCCGCCGCCAGATCCGCCGCCTGCAGCGCCTCTACGTGGAGGAGTGGGTCACCGTGCTGAGCGAGCTCTACCCGGCCTGCCCCCCGCCGCGCCTGCGCGCCGCGACCCACGCCGTCTTCGGCCTGCTCAACTCCACCCCGCACAGCGCGGGCGAGCTCACGTCCGAGGCGATGGCCCAGCTGCTGCGGGGCATGGCCCGCACCGCGCTCGCCGCGGTGCAAAGTTAG
- a CDS encoding hydroxymethylglutaryl-CoA lyase: MMREPYMVRAAGLPERVTVYEVGPRDGLQNEPMVVPVEVKAEFVARLAAAGHRVIETTSFVHPKWVPQLADASELLAGMERVPGVRYPVLVPNERGLDRALEHGVQEIAVFASATETFARKNLNRTLESQFEMFEPVVARALEHGLKVRAYVSMCFGDPWEGPTPIGQVVAVGRRLLDLGCAELSLGDTVGVGTPGHVAALIGAFGGPSRLAVHFHDTYGQALANTLAALREGVTVVDASTGGIGGCPYAESATGNLATEDLVWMLHGLGVETGLNLESLVETSTWLAAELGRPSPSRVVQAMGTGPARPTTDRNVKE, from the coding sequence ATGATGCGGGAGCCGTACATGGTCCGGGCGGCGGGGCTGCCGGAGCGGGTCACGGTCTACGAGGTCGGGCCCAGGGACGGGCTGCAGAACGAGCCGATGGTCGTCCCCGTCGAGGTCAAGGCCGAGTTCGTCGCCCGGCTGGCCGCCGCCGGGCACCGTGTCATCGAGACGACCAGCTTCGTGCACCCCAAGTGGGTGCCCCAGCTCGCCGACGCCTCGGAGCTGCTGGCGGGCATGGAGCGGGTGCCCGGGGTGCGCTACCCGGTGCTGGTGCCGAACGAGCGCGGCCTCGACCGGGCGCTGGAGCACGGCGTCCAGGAGATCGCGGTCTTCGCCAGCGCCACCGAGACGTTCGCCCGCAAGAACCTCAACCGGACGCTGGAGTCGCAGTTCGAGATGTTCGAGCCCGTGGTCGCGCGGGCGCTGGAGCACGGCCTGAAGGTCAGGGCGTACGTCTCGATGTGCTTCGGCGACCCGTGGGAGGGGCCCACGCCGATCGGCCAGGTGGTCGCCGTCGGCCGCAGGCTGCTCGACCTCGGCTGCGCCGAGCTGTCGCTGGGCGACACCGTCGGCGTCGGCACCCCGGGGCACGTGGCCGCGCTGATCGGAGCCTTCGGCGGACCCTCCCGCCTGGCGGTGCACTTCCACGACACCTACGGCCAGGCGCTGGCCAACACCCTCGCCGCCCTCCGCGAGGGCGTGACCGTGGTGGACGCCTCCACCGGAGGCATCGGCGGCTGCCCGTACGCCGAGAGCGCCACCGGCAACCTCGCCACCGAGGACCTGGTGTGGATGCTGCACGGCCTCGGCGTCGAGACCGGACTGAACCTCGAATCGCTGGTGGAGACCAGCACCTGGCTGGCCGCCGAGCTCGGCCGGCCCAGCCCTTCACGGGTCGTCCAGGCCATGGGCACCGGCCCGGCCCGCCCGACGACCGACCGAAACGTCAAGGAGTGA
- a CDS encoding acetyl/propionyl/methylcrotonyl-CoA carboxylase subunit alpha: MFDTVLIANRGEIALRIIRTLREMGIRSVAVHSDADAGARHVREADVALRLGGGYLDADRILEAAAASGAQAVHPGYGFLAENTAFARRCAEAGLVFIGPPPSAIEAMGDKIRAKATVSAAGVPVVPGGAEPGDDLIDAAGRIGFPALIKPSAGGGGKGMVLVRAAAELPEALDSARRTAAAAFGDATLLIERYVDNPRHIEIQVLADAHGNVVHLGERECSLQRRHQKIIEEAPSPLLDAAARAAMGAAAVEAARSVGYVGAGTVEFIVEGASGDYYFMEMNTRLQVEHPVTELVTGLDLVELQIRVAAGEPLPFTQDEVRLRGHAVEARVYAEDPSRGFLPTGGRILALREPGDVRVDSSLMAGGVIGSDYDPMLSKVIAWGPDRASALRRLDGALAATTVLGVPTNIAFLRALVTHPRVAAGELDTGLVERHLDALVPHEAVPADVLAAAALVLHRERVPAAPADPWEVPDGWRLGEAAWTTWRLESRDGVAEVLVRGLPGSAAGAEVRLPADREAVRASLSGDGDELLVTLGGTRRRYAVARDGDTVWLGRDGNAWALTRHHLGDPGDRAGASGTGDGVVRSPMPGTVLVVKVTAGERVAEGQPLLIVEAMKMEHTVTAPVDGVIAELPARAGQAVDMDAVLAVVRRDGEA; the protein is encoded by the coding sequence ATGTTCGACACCGTCCTCATCGCCAACCGGGGCGAGATCGCCCTGCGGATCATCCGCACGCTCCGGGAGATGGGCATCCGCTCCGTCGCCGTCCACAGCGACGCCGACGCCGGCGCGCGGCACGTCCGTGAGGCCGACGTCGCGCTCCGGCTCGGCGGCGGCTACCTCGACGCGGACCGGATCCTGGAGGCCGCCGCGGCCTCCGGGGCCCAGGCCGTGCACCCCGGATACGGCTTCCTGGCCGAGAACACGGCCTTCGCCCGGCGGTGCGCCGAGGCCGGGCTGGTGTTCATCGGCCCGCCGCCGTCGGCCATCGAGGCCATGGGCGACAAGATCCGTGCCAAGGCCACCGTCTCGGCGGCCGGGGTCCCGGTCGTCCCCGGCGGCGCCGAACCCGGCGACGACCTGATCGACGCCGCCGGACGGATCGGCTTCCCCGCGCTGATCAAGCCCTCGGCGGGCGGCGGCGGCAAGGGCATGGTGCTGGTGCGCGCGGCCGCGGAGCTGCCGGAGGCGCTGGACTCCGCCCGCCGTACGGCGGCCGCCGCGTTCGGCGACGCGACCCTGCTGATCGAGCGGTATGTGGACAACCCCCGCCACATCGAGATCCAGGTGCTGGCCGACGCGCACGGCAACGTCGTCCATCTGGGCGAGCGCGAGTGCAGCCTCCAGCGCCGCCACCAGAAGATCATCGAAGAGGCGCCCTCCCCGCTGCTCGACGCCGCGGCCCGGGCGGCCATGGGCGCGGCGGCGGTCGAGGCCGCCAGATCCGTCGGCTACGTCGGCGCCGGGACGGTGGAGTTCATCGTCGAGGGCGCGAGCGGTGACTACTACTTCATGGAGATGAACACCCGCCTCCAGGTCGAGCACCCGGTCACCGAACTGGTCACCGGCCTGGATCTGGTCGAGCTCCAGATCAGGGTCGCCGCCGGGGAACCGCTCCCGTTCACCCAGGACGAGGTACGGCTGCGCGGCCACGCCGTCGAGGCCCGCGTCTACGCCGAAGACCCCTCCCGCGGCTTCCTGCCGACCGGCGGCCGGATCCTGGCGCTGCGCGAGCCCGGCGACGTCCGGGTGGACTCCAGCCTGATGGCCGGCGGCGTGATCGGCAGTGACTACGACCCGATGCTGTCGAAGGTCATCGCCTGGGGGCCGGACCGGGCGAGCGCGCTGCGCCGGCTGGACGGGGCGCTCGCCGCGACGACCGTGCTGGGCGTGCCGACCAACATCGCCTTCCTGCGCGCGCTGGTCACCCATCCGCGGGTGGCCGCCGGAGAGCTCGACACCGGTCTGGTCGAGCGGCACCTCGACGCGCTGGTCCCCCACGAGGCCGTCCCCGCCGACGTCCTGGCCGCGGCGGCCCTGGTCCTGCACCGCGAGCGCGTGCCCGCGGCGCCGGCCGACCCGTGGGAGGTGCCCGACGGCTGGCGGCTGGGCGAGGCGGCGTGGACCACCTGGCGGCTGGAGAGCCGTGACGGCGTGGCCGAGGTGCTGGTGCGGGGGCTGCCCGGGTCCGCGGCCGGAGCCGAGGTCCGCCTGCCCGCGGACCGGGAGGCCGTACGGGCGAGCCTGTCGGGAGACGGCGACGAGCTGCTGGTCACCCTCGGCGGGACCCGGCGGCGCTACGCCGTCGCCCGGGACGGCGACACCGTCTGGCTGGGCCGCGACGGGAACGCCTGGGCGCTCACCCGGCACCACCTCGGCGACCCCGGCGACCGGGCGGGCGCGTCCGGCACCGGGGACGGGGTGGTCCGCAGCCCGATGCCCGGCACGGTCCTCGTGGTCAAGGTGACGGCCGGGGAGCGGGTCGCCGAGGGGCAGCCGCTGCTCATCGTCGAGGCCATGAAGATGGAGCACACCGTGACCGCGCCGGTCGACGGAGTGATCGCCGAACTGCCGGCCCGTGCCGGGCAGGCGGTCGACATGGACGCGGTGCTGGCGGTCGTCCGGCGGGACGGGGAGGCGTGA
- a CDS encoding acyl-CoA dehydrogenase family protein translates to MPKLNEDYEDLRKTVEAFAHDVVAPVIGDLYERAEFPYDIVRQMGAMGLFGLPIPEEYGGMGGDYFALCLALEELARVDSSVSITVEAAVSLGAMPIYRFGTAEQRAQWLPRLTSGETLGAFGLTEPGGGSDVPGGMRTTAVLDGDEWVINGSKAFITNSGTDITGFVGVAAITGERADGRPEISTILVPSGTPGFTVSKKYSKVGWNCSDTRELAFTDCRVPAENLLGERGRGYAQFLQTLDEGRVAIAALSVGLAQGCVDECLRYVRERHAFGHPIGHYQAIQFKVADMEVRTHTARLAYYHAAEKMLAGEPFKKEAAIAKLVAGDAAMDNARDATQIFGGYGFMNEYPVGRFYRDAKILEIGEGTSEVQRMLIARELGLSDL, encoded by the coding sequence ATGCCCAAGCTCAACGAGGACTACGAGGACCTCCGCAAGACCGTCGAGGCGTTCGCCCACGACGTGGTGGCCCCGGTGATCGGGGACCTCTACGAGCGTGCGGAGTTCCCCTACGACATCGTGCGGCAGATGGGCGCGATGGGCCTGTTCGGGCTGCCGATCCCCGAGGAGTACGGCGGCATGGGCGGAGACTACTTCGCGCTCTGCCTGGCCCTGGAGGAGCTGGCCAGGGTCGACTCCAGCGTCTCCATCACGGTGGAGGCCGCGGTGTCGCTGGGTGCGATGCCGATCTACCGGTTCGGTACGGCGGAGCAGCGGGCCCAGTGGCTGCCCCGGCTGACGTCGGGCGAGACGCTGGGCGCGTTCGGCCTGACCGAGCCGGGCGGCGGCTCCGACGTGCCCGGCGGCATGCGGACCACGGCCGTGCTGGACGGCGACGAGTGGGTGATCAACGGTTCCAAGGCGTTCATCACCAACTCCGGCACCGACATCACCGGTTTCGTCGGAGTGGCCGCCATCACCGGCGAGCGCGCCGACGGCAGGCCGGAGATCTCCACGATCCTGGTGCCGTCCGGGACGCCGGGCTTCACCGTCTCGAAGAAATACTCCAAAGTCGGCTGGAACTGCTCCGACACCCGCGAACTGGCCTTCACCGACTGCCGGGTCCCGGCGGAGAACCTGCTCGGCGAGCGGGGCCGCGGCTACGCGCAGTTCCTGCAGACCCTCGACGAGGGCCGCGTCGCGATCGCCGCCCTCTCGGTCGGCCTGGCCCAGGGATGCGTGGACGAGTGCCTGCGCTACGTGCGCGAGCGCCATGCGTTCGGCCACCCGATCGGCCACTACCAGGCCATCCAGTTCAAGGTCGCCGACATGGAGGTCCGCACCCACACCGCCCGCCTGGCCTACTACCACGCGGCGGAGAAGATGCTGGCCGGGGAGCCGTTCAAGAAGGAGGCGGCCATCGCCAAGCTCGTCGCCGGCGACGCGGCCATGGACAACGCCCGGGACGCCACCCAGATCTTCGGCGGCTACGGGTTCATGAACGAATACCCCGTCGGCCGTTTCTACCGCGACGCCAAGATCCTGGAGATCGGCGAGGGCACCAGCGAGGTGCAGCGCATGCTGATCGCCCGCGAGCTGGGACTGTCCGACCTCTGA
- a CDS encoding nucleosidase, giving the protein MELVGRITADRPLLVLAVREEAQFLDLDLPVLLTGMGKVNAAVALATVLARRPHPSHIVNLGTAGALRPGWTGTHVIGTVIQHDLDTDLLRTLTGETYGAALTLNADGGPVLATGDAFIAEEAARERLAARADLVDMEGYALAAAAARADVPIRVVKHVSDDAGDGAARSWRESVSDCARVLADWADRHLARQS; this is encoded by the coding sequence ATGGAACTCGTCGGGAGAATCACCGCTGACCGCCCACTGCTCGTGCTCGCGGTCAGGGAAGAGGCACAGTTCCTTGACCTGGACCTACCGGTGCTGCTCACCGGCATGGGCAAGGTCAACGCCGCGGTCGCGCTGGCCACGGTCCTCGCCCGCAGGCCCCACCCCTCCCACATCGTCAACCTGGGCACCGCGGGGGCACTGCGCCCGGGGTGGACGGGCACCCACGTCATCGGCACCGTCATCCAGCACGACCTGGACACCGACCTGCTGCGCACCCTCACCGGCGAGACCTACGGGGCGGCGCTGACGCTGAACGCGGACGGCGGCCCGGTCCTGGCGACCGGCGACGCCTTCATCGCGGAGGAGGCCGCGCGCGAGCGCCTCGCGGCCCGGGCGGACCTGGTCGACATGGAGGGCTACGCCCTGGCCGCGGCCGCCGCCCGGGCCGACGTCCCGATCCGCGTCGTCAAGCACGTCAGTGACGACGCGGGGGACGGCGCGGCGAGGAGCTGGCGCGAGTCGGTGTCCGACTGCGCCCGGGTCCTGGCCGACTGGGCCGACCGGCACCTGGCCCGTCAGTCCTGA
- a CDS encoding thiamine pyrophosphate-dependent enzyme codes for MARDTVETHFTEALAALTPGPPRDPGMPVREGTTLTGARCRELFEFQLGSRLLDVTARWLREHGEGFYTIGSAGHEGNVAVAAAVRATDPALLHYRSGAFYLARSAMAGRLPEEGLRDVLLGLTASAEEPIAGGRHKVFGHPDLAVIPQTSTIASHLPRAVGVAFAVERARQLGLTGAWPGDAIAVCGFGDASANHASALSGLNTAAYASYQGLAMPLLFVCEDNGLGISVRTPNGWVEAARHRLLEYFAADGCDLADVHDVAAAAAEHVRRHRSPALLHISTVRLMGHAGSDVELSYRTKREINADLERDPLVTTARLIVEAGLATPDELLLRYETTREHLLKMAMESSRRPRLTSAADITAPLAPRTPKAVAPASAVSATARERAFGGRLPEQEGPLTLSQAINRTLADTLAAHPDVLVFGEDVARKGGVYGVTRGLQKRFGAGRVFDTLLDEQAVLGLALGSGVSGLLPVPEIQYLAYLHNALDQIRGEAATLPFFSRGAFRNPMVVRVASYAYQKGFGGHFHNDNSVAALRDIPGLVVASPARPDDAASMLRTCLAAARTDGSVCVFLEPIALYNTRDLFDDGDGGWLSPYVPPARWAETHIPIGRARSYGDGRDLTIVTFGNGLRMSLRAAVRLTAEDYSCRVLDLRWLSPLPIDDLLRAAELTGKVLIADETRRTGGVSESIVAELLDAGFTGKIARVTSADSFIPLGDAAQHVLLSESDIEDAARKLLG; via the coding sequence GTGGCGCGTGACACTGTTGAGACCCACTTCACCGAGGCGCTGGCCGCCCTGACCCCGGGGCCTCCGCGTGATCCCGGCATGCCCGTGCGGGAGGGGACCACCCTGACCGGGGCCCGCTGCCGCGAGCTGTTCGAGTTCCAGCTGGGCAGCAGGCTCCTCGACGTCACCGCGCGCTGGCTGCGCGAGCACGGCGAGGGTTTCTACACCATCGGCTCGGCCGGGCACGAGGGCAACGTCGCCGTCGCCGCAGCGGTGCGCGCCACCGACCCCGCGCTGCTGCACTACCGCTCCGGGGCCTTCTACCTGGCCCGGTCCGCGATGGCCGGGCGCCTGCCGGAGGAGGGGCTGCGCGATGTGCTGCTCGGCCTGACCGCCTCGGCGGAGGAGCCGATCGCGGGCGGCCGCCACAAGGTGTTCGGCCACCCCGACCTGGCGGTGATCCCGCAGACCTCCACGATCGCCAGCCACCTGCCGCGCGCGGTGGGCGTGGCCTTCGCCGTCGAGCGCGCCCGCCAGCTCGGCCTCACGGGCGCGTGGCCCGGCGACGCGATAGCGGTGTGCGGCTTCGGCGACGCCTCCGCCAACCACGCCAGCGCCCTGTCCGGCCTCAACACCGCCGCCTACGCCTCCTACCAGGGGCTGGCCATGCCGCTGCTGTTCGTCTGCGAGGACAACGGCCTGGGCATCAGCGTGCGGACCCCGAACGGCTGGGTGGAGGCCGCCCGCCACCGACTGCTGGAATACTTCGCGGCCGACGGCTGCGACCTGGCCGACGTCCACGACGTGGCGGCGGCCGCCGCCGAGCACGTCCGCAGGCACCGCTCCCCCGCCCTGCTGCACATCAGCACCGTCCGGCTGATGGGTCACGCCGGCTCCGACGTGGAGCTGTCCTACCGGACCAAGCGGGAGATCAACGCCGACCTGGAGCGCGACCCGCTCGTCACCACCGCCCGGCTCATCGTGGAGGCGGGCCTGGCCACCCCCGACGAGCTGCTGCTGCGTTACGAGACGACGCGGGAGCACCTGCTCAAGATGGCCATGGAGAGCTCCCGGCGGCCCCGGCTGACCTCGGCCGCCGACATCACCGCGCCGCTGGCCCCCCGCACCCCCAAGGCCGTCGCCCCGGCCAGCGCGGTGTCGGCGACCGCCAGGGAGCGGGCCTTCGGCGGCAGGTTGCCCGAGCAGGAGGGCCCGCTGACCCTCTCCCAGGCGATCAACCGGACGCTGGCCGACACCCTGGCCGCCCACCCCGACGTGCTGGTCTTCGGCGAGGACGTGGCCCGCAAGGGCGGCGTCTACGGCGTCACCCGCGGCCTGCAGAAGCGCTTCGGCGCGGGCCGGGTGTTCGACACCCTCCTCGACGAGCAGGCCGTGCTCGGCCTGGCCCTCGGATCGGGCGTCTCCGGGCTGCTGCCGGTGCCCGAGATCCAATATCTCGCCTACCTGCACAACGCGCTGGACCAGATCCGGGGCGAGGCCGCGACGCTGCCCTTCTTCTCCCGTGGGGCCTTCCGCAACCCGATGGTGGTCCGCGTCGCCTCCTACGCCTACCAGAAGGGCTTCGGCGGCCACTTCCACAACGACAACTCCGTCGCCGCGCTGCGCGACATCCCCGGCCTGGTCGTGGCCTCCCCCGCGCGGCCCGACGACGCGGCCTCCATGCTGCGCACCTGCCTGGCCGCCGCCCGCACCGACGGCAGCGTCTGCGTCTTCCTGGAGCCGATCGCCCTCTACAACACCCGTGACCTGTTCGACGACGGCGACGGCGGCTGGCTGTCGCCATACGTGCCGCCGGCCCGCTGGGCCGAGACGCACATCCCGATCGGCCGCGCCCGCAGTTACGGCGACGGCCGCGACCTGACCATCGTGACCTTCGGCAATGGCCTGCGGATGAGCCTGCGCGCCGCGGTCAGGCTCACCGCGGAAGACTACAGCTGCCGGGTGCTGGACCTGCGCTGGCTGTCGCCGCTCCCGATCGACGACCTGCTGCGCGCGGCGGAGCTGACCGGCAAGGTGCTGATCGCCGACGAGACCCGCCGCACCGGCGGTGTCTCGGAGAGCATCGTCGCCGAGCTGCTCGACGCCGGCTTCACCGGCAAGATCGCCCGGGTGACCTCGGCCGACAGCTTCATCCCCCTGGGCGACGCCGCCCAGCACGTGCTGCTGTCGGAGAGCGACATCGAGGACGCCGCCCGCAAGCTGCTGGGCTGA
- a CDS encoding TraR/DksA family transcriptional regulator gives MSVDIHLSAVQLGILREELEEQLFRWTKQLAELEAAVNDDALEVSAKPELLADIVSAERSTAVVRHALQDIAELTYGRCDGCGLGIPFERLKARPLARFCMECQRRHESG, from the coding sequence ATGTCTGTCGACATCCACCTCAGCGCCGTCCAGCTCGGCATCCTCCGTGAGGAGCTCGAAGAGCAGCTGTTCCGCTGGACCAAGCAGCTCGCCGAGCTGGAGGCCGCGGTGAACGACGACGCGCTGGAGGTCTCGGCGAAGCCGGAGCTCCTGGCCGACATCGTCTCCGCCGAGCGGAGCACCGCCGTCGTGCGCCACGCCCTGCAGGACATCGCCGAGCTGACCTACGGCCGGTGCGACGGCTGCGGCCTGGGCATCCCCTTCGAACGGCTGAAGGCCCGGCCCCTGGCCCGTTTCTGCATGGAGTGCCAGCGCCGCCACGAGAGCGGCTGA
- a CDS encoding class I SAM-dependent DNA methyltransferase, with amino-acid sequence MRQEEIWDVDAAQRYDTPGTGMFAPEVLEPAVDRLAGLAGDGRALEFAIGTGRVAVPLAGRGVSVTGIELSPPMIDQLRVKADGATIPVIVGDMATATAPGKYALVYLVYNTISNLPTQAEQVACFRNAARHLTPGGRFVIELWVPELRKLPPGQQATVWHCEPGYIGLDTYDVLRQHVVSHHFRFDESGRAQLFRSPHRYIWPAELDLMAQLAGFELETRHADWSGADFTAESRSHVSVYRLPPDR; translated from the coding sequence GAAGTCCTGGAACCGGCCGTGGACCGCCTCGCCGGACTCGCGGGCGACGGACGGGCGCTCGAGTTCGCCATCGGGACCGGCCGCGTGGCTGTGCCGCTCGCCGGGCGAGGAGTGTCCGTCACCGGCATCGAGCTGTCGCCCCCGATGATCGACCAACTGCGGGTGAAGGCGGACGGAGCGACGATCCCGGTGATCGTCGGCGACATGGCGACCGCCACCGCTCCGGGGAAATACGCACTCGTCTATCTCGTCTACAACACGATCTCCAACCTGCCCACCCAGGCCGAGCAGGTCGCCTGCTTCCGCAACGCCGCCCGCCACCTCACCCCCGGCGGCCGGTTCGTGATCGAGCTCTGGGTGCCCGAACTGCGCAAGCTCCCACCGGGTCAGCAGGCCACGGTCTGGCACTGCGAGCCCGGCTACATCGGCTTGGACACCTACGACGTGCTGCGCCAGCACGTCGTGTCGCACCACTTCAGGTTCGACGAGAGCGGGCGGGCTCAGCTGTTCCGCAGCCCGCACCGCTACATCTGGCCGGCCGAGCTCGACCTCATGGCTCAGCTGGCCGGGTTCGAGTTGGAGACCAGGCACGCCGACTGGTCCGGGGCCGACTTCACCGCGGAGTCGCGTTCTCACGTGTCCGTTTATCGCCTCCCGCCGGACCGCTGA
- a CDS encoding carboxyl transferase domain-containing protein: MSGWPVLRSTCDPGGEEFKGNAEVNERLAADLRERLAAAGLGGPEKSRARHVSRGKLLPRDRVDTLLDPGSRFLELSQLAANGLYGDEAPAAGIITGVGRVSGRECVVVANDATVKGGTYYPITVKKHLRAQEVALHNNLPCVYLVDSGGAFLPKQDEVFPDREHFGRIFYNQATMSARGIPQIAAVLGSCTAGGAYVPAMSDEAVIVRNQGTIFLGGPPLVKAATGEEVTAEELGGGDLHARVSGVTDHLAEDDPHALRIVRDIVATLAPRSPAPWQRVPTEEPAHDPRDLYGIVPADTRTPYDVREIIARVVDGSRFLEFKAEYGATLVTGFAHIHGHPVGIVANNGILFGESALKGAHFIELCDRRAVPLVFLQNISGFMVGKAYEAGGIAKHGAKMVTAVACARVPKFTVVVGGSFGAGNYAMAGRAYSPRFLWMWPNARISVMGGEQAANVLSTVGNADPDAIRRQYEDQGNPYYSTARLWDDGVIDPLDTRTVLGLALSASANAPLDPVGYGVFRM; the protein is encoded by the coding sequence ATGAGTGGCTGGCCGGTGCTGCGAAGCACCTGCGACCCGGGCGGCGAGGAGTTCAAGGGCAACGCGGAAGTCAACGAGCGCCTGGCCGCCGACCTGCGAGAACGGCTCGCGGCCGCGGGGCTGGGAGGTCCGGAGAAGTCACGGGCCAGGCACGTCTCGCGGGGCAAGCTGCTGCCCCGCGACCGGGTGGACACCCTGCTCGACCCGGGCTCGCGTTTCCTGGAGCTCTCCCAGCTCGCCGCCAACGGACTGTACGGCGACGAGGCCCCCGCGGCCGGGATCATCACCGGCGTAGGCCGCGTCTCCGGCCGCGAGTGCGTGGTCGTCGCCAACGACGCCACGGTCAAGGGCGGCACCTACTACCCGATCACGGTCAAGAAGCACCTACGGGCCCAGGAGGTCGCCCTCCACAACAACCTGCCATGCGTCTACCTCGTCGACTCCGGCGGTGCGTTCCTGCCCAAGCAGGACGAGGTCTTCCCCGACCGCGAGCACTTCGGCCGCATCTTCTACAACCAGGCCACCATGTCGGCGCGCGGCATCCCGCAGATCGCCGCGGTGCTCGGCTCCTGCACCGCGGGCGGCGCCTACGTCCCGGCGATGAGCGACGAGGCGGTGATCGTCCGCAACCAGGGCACGATCTTCCTGGGCGGCCCGCCGCTGGTGAAGGCGGCGACCGGAGAGGAGGTCACCGCCGAGGAGCTGGGCGGCGGCGACCTGCACGCCCGGGTCAGCGGCGTCACCGACCACCTCGCCGAGGACGACCCCCACGCGCTGCGGATCGTCCGCGACATCGTGGCCACCCTCGCCCCGCGCTCCCCGGCGCCCTGGCAGCGCGTCCCCACCGAGGAGCCGGCCCACGATCCCCGCGACCTCTACGGGATCGTCCCCGCCGACACCCGCACGCCGTACGACGTGCGTGAGATCATCGCCCGCGTCGTGGACGGCAGCCGGTTCCTGGAGTTCAAGGCCGAGTACGGTGCCACGCTCGTCACCGGCTTCGCCCACATCCACGGCCACCCGGTCGGGATCGTGGCCAACAACGGCATCCTGTTCGGCGAGTCCGCGCTCAAGGGCGCGCACTTCATCGAGCTGTGCGACCGCCGCGCCGTCCCCCTGGTGTTCCTGCAGAACATCAGCGGGTTCATGGTCGGCAAGGCCTACGAGGCCGGGGGCATCGCCAAGCACGGCGCCAAGATGGTCACCGCCGTCGCCTGCGCCCGGGTGCCCAAGTTCACCGTGGTCGTCGGCGGCTCGTTCGGCGCGGGCAACTACGCGATGGCCGGGCGCGCCTACTCCCCCCGGTTCCTGTGGATGTGGCCCAACGCGCGCATCTCCGTGATGGGCGGCGAGCAGGCCGCGAACGTGCTCTCCACGGTCGGCAACGCCGACCCCGACGCCATCCGCAGGCAGTACGAGGACCAGGGCAACCCCTACTACTCCACCGCCCGCCTCTGGGACGACGGCGTCATCGACCCCCTCGACACCCGCACCGTCCTCGGCCTGGCCCTGTCGGCCTCGGCCAACGCCCCTCTCGACCCCGTCGGCTACGGCGTCTTCCGGATGTGA